The Ornithinibacillus sp. 4-3 region TCTAAGAATGCTTTATCATACTCACCATAGAAGACGGTTGGATACTCTACTAAGTTTCTTACTTCGTGTAATAATTCTAGATCGAGCCCAATATGGAAGTCTTTTTCTGCTTCTAATTTTTGAATACCTTCAAGAATTATTTGTTCACGTACTTCTTTGTTAACAATGACATAGCTTTCCCGCAATGCTGCTTCATAGTCTAAAGGATCAGATAAGGATACTTTTCCACCTAGAAAACGGTGCCCATTTGTTACTCGACCAGTGCAAACCCCAGCAATTTCAAAAGGAATCACCTCATTATTATAAAGAGCAACTAACCAGCGTATTGGACGGGCATATCGCATTGTATAGCTATCCCAGCGCATATTTTGCTTAAAAGGAATGGATTCTATAACTGTTTTATAGCCTGGAAGTAAACTTTTTGTTTCTTGTCCTTCAATATGCTTTTGAATAAAAATATAATTTGTTCCTTTTTCTTCTTTTAAATAAATGTCCTCTGTTGATTTTCCCTGCCCTTTAGTAAAACCAATTGCTGCTTTTGTCCAATTTCCATCGGCATCCTTTGCAATTTTCTCTGCAGGTCCTTTTACTTCTTCTGTAATAGATGTCTGCACGTCAGCTATATTTTCAATAACAACAGCTAACCGACGAGGTGTTGAGAAGGAATGAATAGCATCAAAATCAATTCGTAATTCTTCTAGCCATTGTTTGGTTCGATCTGCTAAAAATATTTCTGCATCATCAATAAAACGTGCTGGTAATTCTTCAATACCAATTTCAAATAACACGTTATTTGTCACTTTCATTTCCTCCCTTCAGCATTGGGAATCCAAGTTCTTCTCTTTTAGAAATATATGCTTTTGCAATACTTCTTGCTAAATTACGAACTCGCCCAATATAAGCTGTTCGCTCATTTACAGATAAAACACCTTTAGCATCTAACAAATTAAAGGTATGTGAGCATTTTAGAACATAATCATACGCTGGAAAGACAAGATTCTTTTCCATCGTGTCCTTAGCTTCCTGTTCGTATAACGTAAATAATTGGAATAATGTATCTGTATTTGATTCATCAAACGTATAAGTAGAATGTTCAAATTCCGGCTGCATGAAAATATCTCTCACTGTTACTCCTGGTCCCCACTCTAAATCAAAGACATTTTCCTCATCTTGAATATAGGATGCCAATCGTTCAATTCCGTAAGTGATTTCAACAGCAACTGGATTTGTTTCAATTCCACCAATCTGTTGGAAATACGTAAACTGCGTAATTTCCATTCCATCTAACCATACTTCCCAGCCTAAGCCTGCCGCTCCAAGAGTAGGGTTTTCCCAGTTATCCTCTACAAAACGGATATCATGCAGTAAAGGATCAATTCCTAAAGTCTCTAATGATTTTAAATATAATTCCTGAATATTTGCAGGAGATGGTTTCATAATTACCTGGAATTGATGATGCTGATACAATCTATTCGGGTTTTCTCCATATCTCCCGTCAGCAGGGCGGCGAGATGGCTCTACATATGCTACATTCCATGGTTCTGGACCGAGACTACGTAATAATGTCATTGGCGACATCGTACCGGCTCCTTTTTCCGTATCATATGCTTGCACTAATAAACAGTTTTGCTCTGACCAATATTTTTGTAACGTTAGAATCATTTTTTGAATGTTCATTGTCATCCCTCCATCATTCGCTAAAGAAAACCTTACTTTTTTATTCTAGTGCAACAAAAAAACCGCCTCTATGTCGATAATTGACATAGGGACGGGATTAACCGCGGTTCCACCCTATTTGCTTTTCGTATAGAAAAGCCACCTTCATCATAAGTTGCTCCAGAACGCCGACTTTTATCTTCCTTTTATCTGGCTTACACTATCCCAGACTCGCTTGGAAAAGTATTTATAAAAGCTTTTCTTTCAACGCAATAAATAAATTTTTTAGTATGTATAAATATACTGTTATCCGCTCATTTTGTCAAATATTGCATGCTATTTCAATAAATCAATTTGAGACAAGAATTTTTTTGTTTTCAAATAATGACCACCATATTGGTCATAATAAGCATCCAATATCTTTCTTAGGATTTTTTCATTCTCTTCTTTTACTGAAATAGTACCAACCTGTTCTAAGCCAACCTTTGCAAAAGTATAGATGAGCTTAACTAATGTGTTAGACATTGGAATACCGTTTATATCAAGACTATGGCAATTTCGGCAGAGCAAGCCACCTTCCTTAATCGAAAACAGAAATGGTGCTTCTTTTTTTCCGCAATTAACACAATGATGTACAACTGGGCTGAAGCCACCCTCCTCAAATATTTTCATTTCATACATCATGATAGGGATTGTCACCTCATCATGTGTTTTCATCCAATCTAATGTTTGCAAAAATTGATCAAATAAGTGAGGCACTGGCTTTTTACTTTCTAATAATTTATCCGAGAGCTCACCAATATATGCTGCATAAGCTGTTTTAATAATATCCTCACGAACCTGGCGATAAGAATCAAGGATTTCTCCTTGTTGAATCGTACTAAGTCCTGTATTTACATAGACAAAAAATTCTCCATAGACAAATGGCTGCGTTACGGCAGCCATTCTACTTTTAGGTTTTTTTGCACCTCGAGCCAATGCGGTGAATTTTCCAAGTTTCTTACTGAAAATGGTCACTAGTTTATGTGTTTCACCGTAATCTTGCGTCTTTATAATAATACCATTCATTTTTTCAAGCAATGTACATCCCCTCTTTTATCCATCAGTATTTTTAGAAAGAGAATGGTTGCTTTGGCCAGTCCATATTAATTTCTTATTTTCTAGTTCTTTAAAATATAAATAGGCTTCGATGTGACCTGTCTGACAAAAGAATTTCCATGCGTCCAACAACAGTAACTCCACCCTTCTATATGATTTTAAATTTCTATACGAGGTTGTTCAAAAAGCTGCGACAGGACATTGTTTACTTGACGATCCTTTATCGGACTTTTTGAACACGCATTATACATATTATGTTGACCAAAATTCGTTGAAAAATCGTATTCAATTATTTCCAATCTTAGTAATCCGTGTCATTAAAACCATATTCACGTAAATGTCTTTCTTTATCTCTCCAGTCACGTTGAACTTTTACCCATAAATCCAAATAAATTTTACTTCCTAGCAAGCTTTGAATTTCTAAACGTGCTTTTTTTCCGATATTTTTCAGCATACTTCCTTGCTTTCCAATTAAAATACCTTTTTGCGATTTTCTTTCTGTAATGATTGAAGCCTGAACAAGTACAGTGTCATCATCCTGCTTTTCAATATTATCTATCACAACAGCAACAGAATGTGGGATTTCCTCACGTGTATATTCCAATACTTTTTCACGCACTAATTCACTAATGATAAATCTTTCTGGATGATCCGTAATTTGATCTTCATCATAAAACTTAGGTCCTTCTGGTAAATATTTCTTTAATGTATCTATTAAACGTGGAACATTATTACCAGTCAATGCAGAAATAGGCACAATCTCTGCAAAATCAAGCTTTTCTCTGTATAAATCAATAAGTGATAGTAGTTCATCTGGATGAATCAGATCTATTTTGTTAATAATTAAGAAAATAGGACTTTCTACTTTTTGTAAACGATCTAATATGAACTGATCCCCTTTTCCATACCCTTGATCAGCATTCACCATAAACATAACAACATCTACTTCATTTAATGCACTTTCGGCAACTTTTACCATGAAATCACCAAGACGATGCTTCGGTTTATGAATTCCTGGAGTATCAATAAGCACCATTTGTGCTTCTTTATCTGTTACAATTCCTTGTATTTTATTTCTTGTTGTTTGCGGTTTATCGCTAATAATCGTTATCTTTTGTCCTACTGCGCGATTCATAAATGTTGATTTCCCTACATTTGGTCGTCCAACGATTGCAATAAATCCTGATTTAAAGTCTTCCATAAAAGTCCCCCGAACCCTTGTTTTTAACTATTTAATTTACTAATTCCACTATTTTCGGTATAAAGATAATCAATCCGATAATTACAGCTGTAAGCGCACTTACTAATACAGCACCTGCTGCAACATCTTTAATGATTTTTGCTTGGATATGATATTCAGGCTTTACATAATCTATAATCCTTTCAACGGCACTGTTTATCATTTCTGTAATAAACACAGAGCTCATTGTTAAAATAATTATCGCCCATTCGATATAACTTAGCTTTACAATAAAACTGAACAGTACCGCGATTATCCCAGCAAATAAATGGATTTGAAAGTTACGCTCTTTCTTTACTATTTCTACTATACCCTGTTTTGCATAAAGAAAGCCTATATTTTTCTTTTTCGGTTTATCTTTCAAGGCCAAATTCACCTAAAAGTTCATTTTGTCTTGCAAACATAATCTTCTCTTCTTCTTCTGTAAGATGATCATAACCAAGCAAATGAAGAAAACCGTGTACGATTAAGAAACCCATTTCTCTTTGTAAGGAATGATTATATTCTGCTGCTTGTTCTTTTGCACGATCAACAGAAATAATAATGTCTCCAAGCATTAAAGGCATGTCCTCCATATGAAAGGCTACCTCACCCTCTGCTTCATCCTGTAGTGCAAAAGAAATTACATCTGTTACCTCATCTTTCTGTCGATAATCTCGATTAAGCTGCTTGATTTCTGCATTATCGACGAAGTTAATGGATAACTCAGTATTATCAGCAACTTCTTCTTTTTGGGCAACAAATTGCGCTAGTTTTTCATACAAGGCAAGATCTTCTTCAGAAAGTTGGTTAGTTTGATCAGAAAAGTCAATTTGCATTACTTGGCTTCCTCCTTTGATGGGTACTGAATACGTGAATGGAATATTCCTTTTAAGCTTTCGCAAATCGCAATACGAATATTTTTAAGATCCATTAAAGTAATAGGTGCTTCATCTAGCTGTCCATCAATCATACGATCTTGAATAATTGATGCAACGATTTCTTCTATTTTCTCTTCTGTTGGTTCTTTTAATGAACGCACTGCCGCTTCTACAGAATCACAGATACAAACAATTGCCGCTTCTTTTGTCTGTGGCTTAGGGCCTGGATAACGGAATTCCGCTTCCTTCACGTTCTCGTTATTTTTTTTCTCTTGAAAGTAAAAGTATTTCAGTAAAGAAGTACCGTGATGTTGTTTCGCAATATCGATAATTTCTTTAGGTAAACGCTGCTCCTTCAACATGGTCACTCCATCATAGGGGTGACTAATGATGATTTCAGCACTTTGTTTCGGACTAATGCTATCATGAGGATTTTTTATTGATAATTGGTTTTCAATGAAATAATGTGGCCTCACCGTCTTACCAATATCATGATAATACGCTCCAACTCGAGCTAGCAATCCATTTGCACCAATTGCTTCACAAGCAGTTTCACTTAAATTAGCTACCATAATGGAATGATGATAAGTTCCAGGCGCCTCAACTAATAATTTTCTTAACAAAGGCTGGTTTGGATTAGATAAGCTTAATAATTTAATATCTGATAAAATCCCTAAGCTTGTCTCAAAGAATGGTAATAAACCCAGTGTAAGGACAGCTGATAAAAATGCTGATGCTACACCAAATCCAGATTGAATCATAATATCTTTTAAGCCATATTTTTCAAAAGATAATAGGATAAATATTAAGATAGTTAGTACATTGATAATGGCCATACCAATTCCTGAACGAACGATGGATAGACGATCTTTTACATTACGTAAAAAGATAATTGCTGCCA contains the following coding sequences:
- the glyQ gene encoding glycine--tRNA ligase subunit alpha; the protein is MNIQKMILTLQKYWSEQNCLLVQAYDTEKGAGTMSPMTLLRSLGPEPWNVAYVEPSRRPADGRYGENPNRLYQHHQFQVIMKPSPANIQELYLKSLETLGIDPLLHDIRFVEDNWENPTLGAAGLGWEVWLDGMEITQFTYFQQIGGIETNPVAVEITYGIERLASYIQDEENVFDLEWGPGVTVRDIFMQPEFEHSTYTFDESNTDTLFQLFTLYEQEAKDTMEKNLVFPAYDYVLKCSHTFNLLDAKGVLSVNERTAYIGRVRNLARSIAKAYISKREELGFPMLKGGNESDK
- the ybeY gene encoding rRNA maturation RNase YbeY; the protein is MQIDFSDQTNQLSEEDLALYEKLAQFVAQKEEVADNTELSINFVDNAEIKQLNRDYRQKDEVTDVISFALQDEAEGEVAFHMEDMPLMLGDIIISVDRAKEQAAEYNHSLQREMGFLIVHGFLHLLGYDHLTEEEEKIMFARQNELLGEFGLER
- a CDS encoding diacylglycerol kinase family protein; this translates as MKDKPKKKNIGFLYAKQGIVEIVKKERNFQIHLFAGIIAVLFSFIVKLSYIEWAIIILTMSSVFITEMINSAVERIIDYVKPEYHIQAKIIKDVAAGAVLVSALTAVIIGLIIFIPKIVELVN
- the recO gene encoding DNA repair protein RecO; protein product: MLEKMNGIIIKTQDYGETHKLVTIFSKKLGKFTALARGAKKPKSRMAAVTQPFVYGEFFVYVNTGLSTIQQGEILDSYRQVREDIIKTAYAAYIGELSDKLLESKKPVPHLFDQFLQTLDWMKTHDEVTIPIMMYEMKIFEEGGFSPVVHHCVNCGKKEAPFLFSIKEGGLLCRNCHSLDINGIPMSNTLVKLIYTFAKVGLEQVGTISVKEENEKILRKILDAYYDQYGGHYLKTKKFLSQIDLLK
- the era gene encoding GTPase Era, coding for MEDFKSGFIAIVGRPNVGKSTFMNRAVGQKITIISDKPQTTRNKIQGIVTDKEAQMVLIDTPGIHKPKHRLGDFMVKVAESALNEVDVVMFMVNADQGYGKGDQFILDRLQKVESPIFLIINKIDLIHPDELLSLIDLYREKLDFAEIVPISALTGNNVPRLIDTLKKYLPEGPKFYDEDQITDHPERFIISELVREKVLEYTREEIPHSVAVVIDNIEKQDDDTVLVQASIITERKSQKGILIGKQGSMLKNIGKKARLEIQSLLGSKIYLDLWVKVQRDWRDKERHLREYGFNDTDY
- a CDS encoding YqzL family protein, with product MLDAWKFFCQTGHIEAYLYFKELENKKLIWTGQSNHSLSKNTDG